The genomic stretch GAAGGAGCCGTTCATGACCGTTGCCCGTACCGGGTCCTCGCGGTCGAGTTCGGCGTACGTCTTGCCTTTGCTCGCCTCGAGTGCGTGCTTCTCGATGACCTGTGCTTCGGAGTACGCGGTCAGCGGGCCGTCGATCTTGTCGCCGGCGAACCAGTCGGCGTCCTCGGAGACCGTGATCCGCTCGTCGGCGAGCTGCGACTGCACGGTGAACCACGTGACGGCTCCGGCGGCGACCATGACCAGTCCGGCCAGCATCAGCAGTAGGGCGATCAAGCGAACAGGCTTGGCAACACCAGTGGGGTTGGCCTTGGCGGTCGTGGCGCTCATCAGAACTCCTCTATGGCGAAGATTCGAGCTGCCACCCGTTACCGGATCCACCGGAACAACCTCGTCAGCTCGGCATTGATCTTTTCTGCCAATGAATTTGCCAGCCACCGGGCCCTCTGAACAGGGCCGAAGGACCCCGGCCACAGGTCCCGACTCCGCGGGTCCGAAGCGGGCCGGACGGCCCTGCCACACCCCACCCGGGTCGGGTCAGGATCACGGCGTGGGTCAGTCGCGCAACTCGATCACCTGGTCGGACGGAAGGCGTGGGGTCCGGGCAGGACCGCCGTTCGCCGGGTCGGGAACACCCAGTCGCATGACGAAATGCGGTATGCCGATCGCACCGATCGTCCGCTCCAGTTGGCGCCGGGTGAACGGCACCTCGACCGGGCTGCTGATCGGCACCAGCGTGACACCGTGCTCCGTGGCCAG from Paractinoplanes brasiliensis encodes the following:
- a CDS encoding aromatic ring-opening dioxygenase LigA, whose product is MSATTAKANPTGVAKPVRLIALLLMLAGLVMVAAGAVTWFTVQSQLADERITVSEDADWFAGDKIDGPLTAYSEAQVIEKHALEASKGKTYAELDREDPVRATVMNGSFLRASLFTSVVSFGIAAMAMGLGVVIALIGYALFLVARRLAAAPEPAV